The Prunus persica cultivar Lovell chromosome G7, Prunus_persica_NCBIv2, whole genome shotgun sequence genome has a segment encoding these proteins:
- the LOC109950406 gene encoding putative F-box protein At1g49610, which produces MNDIREFLDQSEIMKRVRGISDDTSNDNGKDRISALPNDVLCSIVDLLSIRDAIHTSTLSRRWKNIYAHKSTLEFDWRDIISNDANTYTRGNVAIRNVRNFQRSIEAILASYLGTKLESFKVQCCFGNEHPRYFKGWINFAIAKGVRNLDLAFSCDELSERTDWIAIDYYNFPTHLLPSGEGSNLRHLSLRTCKLRLDNIFTDRFSTLTSLVLCDAKFVGRVEPSMFSSCSKLESLTLERCYGFESLHFDKLDCLKMLVVKRCEGLRLIRLISVINLTTFHCIGDHAELQLRLGRVPNLKDVHLMLKRINVRSFYAWLENLINPHYHTLVVAKCE; this is translated from the coding sequence ATGAATGACATAAGAGAATTTCTTGATCAGTCTGAAATCATGAAAAGAGTGCGTGGGATATCAGATGACACCTCCAACGACAATGGCAAGGATCGTATTAGTGCATTGCCCAATGATGTTCTTTGTTCAATTGTTGACCTGCTAAGTATAAGGGATGCTATACACACTAGCACATTATCACGCAGGTGGAAGAACATTTATGCACACAAGTCAACATTGGAATTTGATTGGCGAGACATCATTTCGAATGATGCGAACACATATACTCGTGGAAACGTTGCCATTAGGAATGTAAGAAATTTCCAAAGAAGCATTGAAGCAATCTTAGCTTCATACTTGGGCACCAAGCTTGAATCTTTCAAGGTTCAATGTTGCTTTGGAAACGAGCATCCTCGTTACTTCAAAGGCTGGATCAATTTTGCTATAGCAAAGGGGGTTAGAAACCTTGACCTTGCCTTCAGTTGTGACGAATTATCTGAGCGCACGGATTGGATAGCCATTGACTACTATAACTTTCCTACTCATCTGCTTCCGAGTGGTGAAGGATCAAATCTGAGGCATCTCTCCCTACGTACATGCAAGCTGAGGCTAGATAATATATTCACTGATCGATTTAGCACACTCACGAGTCTAGTTTTGTGTGATGCCAAGTTTGTTGGAAGAGTAGAGCCTAGcatgttttcttcttgttcgAAGCTTGAGTCTTTGACATTGGAACGGTGCTATGGTTTCGAAAGCTTGCACTTTGACAAACTTGATTGTTTGAAAATGTTGGTGGTGAAGAGATGCGAAGGGTTGAGATTGATTCGCCTAATTAGTGTCATCAATCTTACCACTTTTCATTGTATTGGAGACCACGCAGAACTACAATTAAGATTGGGAAGGGTTCCCAATCTGAAGGATGTCCATTTAATGCTGAAGCGGATTAATGTGCGTAGTTTTTATGCTTGGTTGGAGAACCTTATTAATCCTCATTACCACACTCTGGTTGTGGCCAAATGTGAGTAA
- the LOC18771574 gene encoding nicotinate phosphoribosyltransferase 2, with protein MAAKSNGPIGEHSGRVLAGPTNPMVTPLLTDLYQFTMAYAYWKAGKHNERAVFDLYFRKNPFGGEYTIFAGLEECIRFIANFKLSEDEIDFVRESLSPSCEDGFYDYLRGVDCSGVEVYAITEGSVVFPKVPLLRVEGPVAVVQLLETPFLNLINYASLVATNAARHRFVAGESKMLLEFGLRRAQGPDGGIGASKYCYMGGFHATSNVAAGKLFGIPLRGTHSHAFVSSFMSPDEIIDKSLRSSDSQSTCEDFVSLAQTWLSKIQWSNSLNGTFGETNQSELAAFTSYALAFPDNFLALVDTYDVMRSGIPNYCAVALALNDLGYKAAGIRLDSGDLAYLSGEARKIFRTIEKEFGVPGFGKTNITASNDLNEETLDALNKQGHEVDSFGIGTYVVTCYAQAALGCVFKLVEINNQPRIKLSEDVTKVSIPCKKRSYRLYGKEGYPLVDIMTGENEPPPKVGERILCRHPFNESKRAYVVPQRVEELMKCFWSGSPGGIREDLPPLRDIRDRCITQLRKMRPDHMRRLNPTPYKVSVSAKLYEFIHFLWLNEAPVGELQ; from the exons ATGGCGGCGAAATCGAACGGTCCGATTGGGGAGCATTCGGGTCGGGTCCTGGCTGGCCCCACCAATCCAATGGTTACGCCTCTGCTTACGGATCTCTACCAGTTCACCATGGCCTACGCCTACTGGAAAGCCGGCAAACATAACGAACGAGCCGT GTTCGATTTATATTTCCGTAAGAACCCCTTCGGTGGTGAATACACAATCTTTGCTGGTTTAGAAGAATGCATCAGATTCATTGCTAATTTCAAATTGAGTGAAGACGAAATCGATTTCGTTCGTGAATCTTTATCTCCTTCATGTGAG GATGGATTCTATGATTATCTTAGAGGAGTTGACTGTTCAGGAGTTGAAGTCTATGCCATTACAGAGGGTTCAGTTGTTTTTCCAAAGGTTCCCTTGCTAAGAGTTGAAGGGCCAGTTGCT GTGGTTCAGTTGCTGGAAACTCCATTCTTGAATCTTATTAATTATGCATCATTAGTTGCTACTAATGCTGCAAGGCATCGTTTTGTTGCTGGAGAATCTAAAATGCTACTTGAGTTTGGTCTTCGACGGGCTCAG GGACCTGATGGGGGAATAGGGGCATCAAAGTACTGCTACATGGGAGGATTTCATGCAACAAG TAATGTTGCAGCTGGGAAGTTATTTGGGATACCACTTCGTGGAACACATTCTCATGCTTTTGTCAGCTCATTTATG AGCCCTGACGAGATTATAGATAAATCACTTCGTAGCAGTGATAGCCAGAGCACTTGTGAGGATTTTGTTAGCCTGGCTCAGACTTGGTTAAGCAAGATTCAG TGGTCGAATTCATTAAATGGCACTTTTGGTGAGACCAATCAAAGTGAGCTAGCAGCTTTCACATCATATGCTTTGGCATTCCCTGATAACTTTCTAGCTCTTGTAGACACATATGAT GTTATGAGGAGTGGAATCCCTAACTATTGTGCCGTTGCTTTAGCACTCAATGATTTAGG GTACAAAGCAGCCGGCATTAGGTTGGATTCAGGTGACCTAGCATATTTGTCTGGCGAGGCTCGGAAGATTTTCCGTACCATTGAAAAAGAATTTGGAGTACCTGGGTTTGGAAAGACGAATATTACAGCTAGTAATGATCTCAACGAGGAAACTTTGGATGCTTTAAACAAACAG GGTCATGAGGTGGACTCATTCGGAATTGGAACCTATGTAGTTACTTGCTATGCTCAAGCCGCCTTAGGGTGTGTTTTCAAGCTTGTTGAGATAAATAATCAGCCTCGCATTAAACTTTCTGAAGATGTTACAAAG gTATCCATTCCTTGTAAAAAGCGGAGTTACAGATTGTATGGAAAAGAAGGTTATCCCCTGGTAGACATAATGACAGGGGAAAATGAACCACCTCCAAAG GTTGGAGAAAGAATCCTGTGTCGTCACCCTTTTAATGAATCAAAGAGAGCATATGTGGTGCCACAGCGTGTTGAAGAACTTATGAAATGTTTTTGGTCTGGAAGCCCAG GTGGAATAAGAGAAGATCTGCCACCATTAAGGGACATCAGGGACCGCTGCATAACACAACTAAGGAAAATGCGTCCCGACCACATGAGGAGACTAAACCCAACACCGTACAAG GTTAGTGTGAGTGCGAAATTGTACGAGTTCATTCACTTCCTGTGGCTCAATGAAGCACCTGTTGGGGAGTTGCAGTGA
- the LOC18770016 gene encoding transcription factor SPATULA isoform X2, with product MQTSPLCHTPRRNKSSNSKLKAKANTPTLSLSLSLSFSLSHIPKTSKQHQNQKQRRKRNQRVMGDTYDHYYKNATCSSSPSASVSPAAAAAPSQPPSTSDEISLFLQQILLRSSSSLASVVAHTGKAPQFLFSSSPSVAALPDHLSRPCHSMFLGDGITAVDSSAALLPAGNPNVSSSSFGASENETDEYDCESEEGLEALVEEAAGKPGCGRSSSKRSRAAEVHNMSEKRRRSRINEKMKALQNLIPNSNKTDKASMLDEAIEYLKQLQLQVQMLSMRNGMSLHPMCLPGALQPVQVSQMRMDLGEENRPLHLDMTGTLLMNQESPTQNLFHFSNQCTDANQSYVPDMSNVVNSETSFGLESSMRAHLGPFQLPNSSENLNWERPLEFHFPLTHKYLI from the exons ATGCAAACCAGCCCACTCTGCCACACTCCCAGACGCAACAAATCGTCAAACTCCAAATTAAAAGCCAAAGCAAACAcacccactctctctctctctctctctctctctttctctctctctcacataccCAAAACCTCAAAACAACACCAGAACCAAAAAcagaggagaaaaagaaaccaGAGAGTGATGGGGGATACTTATGATCATTATTACAAAAATGCCActtgttcttcttcacctTCTGCGTCAGTTTCtccagctgctgctgctgctcctTCTCAGCCTCCTTCGACGTCCGAcgaaatttctctttttctgcaGCAGATTTTGCTCCGTTCGTCTAGTTCTCTGGCCTCGGTGGTGGCCCACACGGGCAAGGCCCcgcagtttttgttttcatcgtCTCCGTCCGTTGCTGCTCTGCCTGATCATCTCAGCCGTCCGTGCCACTCCATGTTCCTAGGGGACGGGATCACGGCCGTTGATTCTTCCGCCGCGCTTTTGCCGGCGGGGAATCCCAATGTGTCTTCCTCTTCGTTCGGAGCGAGTGAGAATGAGACGGACGAGTATGATTGTGAAAGCGAG gAGGGTCTTGAAGCATTGGTGGAAGAGGCGGCAGGGAAGCCAGGGTGTGGTCGAAGTTCTTCAAAGAGAAGCAGAGCTGCAGAAGTCCATAATATGTCTGAAAAG AGGAGGAGGAGTAGGATTAATGAGAAAATGAAGGCATTGCAAAATCTTATCCCAAATTCTAATAAG ACGGATAAGGCTTCAATGCTTGATGAAGCCATTGAGTACCTCAAGCAGCTTCAGCTCCAAGTGCAG ATGTTATCAATGAGAAATGGCATGAGTCTGCATCCTATGTGCCTACCTGGAGCGCTGCAACCTGTCCAAGTCTCCCAGATGAGAATGGACCTTGGTGAAGAAAATAGGCCTCTGCATTTGGACATGACAGGCACACTGCTTATGAACCAGGAATCTCCAACACAAAATTTGTTCCATTTCTCCAACCAATGCACCGATGCAAACCAGTCATATGTACCAGACATGTCAAATGTAGTTAATTCAGAAACCTCGTTTGGGTTGGAATCGTCAATGCGGGCTCACTTGGGACCCTTTCAACTACCAAACTCATCCGAG aaTTTGAATTGGGAGCGACCGCTAGAGTTTCACTTTCCTTTAACACACAAGTATCTGATCTGA
- the LOC18770016 gene encoding transcription factor SPATULA isoform X1: MQTSPLCHTPRRNKSSNSKLKAKANTPTLSLSLSLSFSLSHIPKTSKQHQNQKQRRKRNQRVMGDTYDHYYKNATCSSSPSASVSPAAAAAPSQPPSTSDEISLFLQQILLRSSSSLASVVAHTGKAPQFLFSSSPSVAALPDHLSRPCHSMFLGDGITAVDSSAALLPAGNPNVSSSSFGASENETDEYDCESEEGLEALVEEAAGKPGCGRSSSKRSRAAEVHNMSEKRRRSRINEKMKALQNLIPNSNKTDKASMLDEAIEYLKQLQLQVQMLSMRNGMSLHPMCLPGALQPVQVSQMRMDLGEENRPLHLDMTGTLLMNQESPTQNLFHFSNQCTDANQSYVPDMSNVVNSETSFGLESSMRAHLGPFQLPNSSEEICREDMLQHQQINVNHSETNPLEFELGATARVSLSFNTQVSDLKGSSSLGACITGRNRQEGLLLKAMKQNFHIDRKKKGCK; the protein is encoded by the exons ATGCAAACCAGCCCACTCTGCCACACTCCCAGACGCAACAAATCGTCAAACTCCAAATTAAAAGCCAAAGCAAACAcacccactctctctctctctctctctctctctttctctctctctcacataccCAAAACCTCAAAACAACACCAGAACCAAAAAcagaggagaaaaagaaaccaGAGAGTGATGGGGGATACTTATGATCATTATTACAAAAATGCCActtgttcttcttcacctTCTGCGTCAGTTTCtccagctgctgctgctgctcctTCTCAGCCTCCTTCGACGTCCGAcgaaatttctctttttctgcaGCAGATTTTGCTCCGTTCGTCTAGTTCTCTGGCCTCGGTGGTGGCCCACACGGGCAAGGCCCcgcagtttttgttttcatcgtCTCCGTCCGTTGCTGCTCTGCCTGATCATCTCAGCCGTCCGTGCCACTCCATGTTCCTAGGGGACGGGATCACGGCCGTTGATTCTTCCGCCGCGCTTTTGCCGGCGGGGAATCCCAATGTGTCTTCCTCTTCGTTCGGAGCGAGTGAGAATGAGACGGACGAGTATGATTGTGAAAGCGAG gAGGGTCTTGAAGCATTGGTGGAAGAGGCGGCAGGGAAGCCAGGGTGTGGTCGAAGTTCTTCAAAGAGAAGCAGAGCTGCAGAAGTCCATAATATGTCTGAAAAG AGGAGGAGGAGTAGGATTAATGAGAAAATGAAGGCATTGCAAAATCTTATCCCAAATTCTAATAAG ACGGATAAGGCTTCAATGCTTGATGAAGCCATTGAGTACCTCAAGCAGCTTCAGCTCCAAGTGCAG ATGTTATCAATGAGAAATGGCATGAGTCTGCATCCTATGTGCCTACCTGGAGCGCTGCAACCTGTCCAAGTCTCCCAGATGAGAATGGACCTTGGTGAAGAAAATAGGCCTCTGCATTTGGACATGACAGGCACACTGCTTATGAACCAGGAATCTCCAACACAAAATTTGTTCCATTTCTCCAACCAATGCACCGATGCAAACCAGTCATATGTACCAGACATGTCAAATGTAGTTAATTCAGAAACCTCGTTTGGGTTGGAATCGTCAATGCGGGCTCACTTGGGACCCTTTCAACTACCAAACTCATCCGAG GAAATCTGTAGGGAGGACATGTTGCAGCATCAACAAATTAATGTAAATCATTCGGAGACGAATCCTTTAG aaTTTGAATTGGGAGCGACCGCTAGAGTTTCACTTTCCTTTAACACACAAGTATCTGATCTGAAAGGCAGTAGTTCTCTGGGAGCATGTATCACAGGAAGAAACCGGCAGGAAGGTCTACTTTTAAAGGCTatgaaacaaaattttcatattgaTAG GAAGAAGAAGGGTTGCAAATGA
- the LOC18771587 gene encoding DNA polymerase alpha catalytic subunit, translating to MADHEQPIGAVGRRRNRGAEASARAGALERLKALRHGGRRSEAGGFQIKMENPIYDTVGDDEYDALVAKRREEVRGFIVDDDGLGYCDEGEEEDWTRAGPSSDESDGDDRPKRRRSEKKDKDKEKEARPKKPNSSLTAAAAMMGKQRLSSMFTSSVFGKTRDNERGKGLNCDSIVDDVIAEFAPDEEDREKRRRGHSNKSFMPISCVKSERGSDGGVGLTRRAELDVVVANGSDSVLINEGANENEAKKDLGFELDDPPSEQTHNVSENGGVIEEKRVDFVEEKVEAVVKKEEVFTLNAKIKEDNKDPALSAMAGWKAVRTGGDGDICSGTVEVNSGSNGEETSDFDLEEDGSLPFYMLDAYEELYGANIGTLYLFGKVKAGSTYQSCCMVVKNMQRCVYAIPDSSVFHTDEMMKLEKDAEESRISSTDFRKKLHDVASGLKNDIAKKLLDLNVSNFSMAPVKRKYAFERSDIPAGENYVLKINYPFKDPPLPADLKGETFCALLGTHCSALELFLVKRKIKGPSWLSVSKFSVCPAPKRVSWCKFEVIVDSAKDIGVSNCPKKTAESPPVVVTAISLKTIINQKHNVNEIVSASVICCHKAKIDTPVLTSEWTRPGMLSHFTVIRKLDGGIFPMGFTKEATDKNSKAGSNVLSIESSERALLNRLMIELYKLDSDVLVGHNISGFDLDALLHRAQVCRVPSSMWSKIGRLKRSVMPKLAKGSTIFGSGASPGIMACISGRLLCDTYLCSRDLLKEVSYSLTQLAKTQLNKDRKEIMPHDIPRMFQKSEFLMELIEYGETDAWLSMELMFHLSVLPLTRQLTKISGNLWGKTLQGARAQRVEYLLLHAFHAKKYIVPDKYPHPKETKLTKRRIDNGSDERNVDELDVNDVNIDSDAHSGHGKGKKGPAYAGGLVLEPKRGLYDKYILLLDFNSLYPSIIQEYNICFTTVERSQEGLAPRLPSSKTTGLLPELLKDLVERRRNVKKWMKTASGLKIQQLDIQQQALKLTANSMYGCLGFSNSRFYAKPLAELITLQGREILQSTVDLVQNNLNLEVIYGDTDSIMIYSGLDDIAKAKAIAWKVIQEVNKKYRCLEIDLDGLYKRMLLLKKKKYAAVKVQFKNETPYEVIERKGLDMVRRDWSLLSKELGDFCLSQILSGGSCEDVVESIHNSLIKVQEDMRKGQVALEKYIITKTLTKPPEAYPDAKNQPHVQVAQRLKQSGYSTGCSVGDTVPYIICCEQGTGSVNSTGIAQRARHPDELKREDGKWMIDIDYYLAQQIHPVVSRLCASIQGTSPERLADCLGLDSSKFKVNSSEAVRDDPTSLSLAVDDEERYQGCEPLILACPSCSGTFDCPSILNSISKSITGKSTRPQAEESTIDFWHKLRCPKCPGEGDVGRLSPAMIANQVKRQADSFVSMYYKGTMTCDDDTCKYNTRSLNLQLVGDSERGTVCPDYPRCNGRLVRKYTEADLYKQLSFFCHVLDTVRCIEKMEASTRLPLEMELAKIRPIVDLAASTVQRIRDRCAYGWIQLQDFCVTV from the exons ATGGCGGACCACGAGCAGCCAATTGGGGCCGTCGGGAGGCGGCGGAACCGAGGAGCTGAGGCGTCGGCGCGTGCCGGAGCCCTCGAGCGCCTGAAAGCTCTTCGCCATGGCGGCCGCCGATCCGAAGCTGGTGGGTTCCAGATCAAGATGGAGAACCCGATTTACGACACGGTCGGTGACGACGAGTATGACGCGCTTGTCGCGAAACGACGCGAAGAGGTTCGAGGTTTCATTGTCGACGACGATGGCCTGGGGTATTGCGATGAGGGCGAGGAAGAGGATTGGACCCGGGCTGGGCCGTCGTCCGATGAGTCTGACGGCGACGATAGGCCGAAGAGGAGGAGATCCGAGAAAAAGGATAAGGACAAGGAGAAGGAGGCTCGGCCCAAAAAGCCCAATTCTTCGCTTACGGCTGCGGCGGCGATGATGGGGAAGCAGAGGCTGTCTTCGATGTTTACTTCATCGGTGTTTGGGAAAACTAGAGATAATGAGAGGGGGAAAGGGTTGAACTGCGATAGTATTGTGGATGATGTGATTGCAGAGTTTGCGCCTGACGAGGAAGACAGAGAGAAACGGAGGAGGGGGCATTCGAACAAGAGTTTCATGCCGATTTCTTGTGTTAAGAGTGAGAGAGGGTCTGatggtggtgttggtttaaCAAGGAGGGCTGAATTGGATGTAGTTGTTGCAAATGGTAGTGATTCTGTGCTGATTAATGAAGGGGCTAACGAAAATGAGGCCAAGAAGGACTTGGGTTTTGAACTTGATGATCCTCCAAGTGAGCAAACTCATAATGTTTCAGAAAATGGAGGGGTAATTGAGGAGAAAAGGGTGGATTTTGTTGAGGAGAAAGTGGAAGCTGTGGTTAAGAAGGAAGAGGTTTTTACATTGAATGCGAAGATTAAGGAAGATAATAAGGACCCGGCATTGAGCGCTATGGCTGGATGGAAGGCAGTGAGAACTGGAGGGGATGGGGATATTTGTAGTGGTACTGTGGAAGTCAACAGTGGCTCAAATGGTGAAGAGACTTCAGATTTTGATCTGGAAGAAGATGGGTCACTGCCTTTTTACATGCTTGATGCTTACGAAGAGTTATATGGAGCTAATATAGGCACCCTTTATCTATTTGGGAAG GTAAAAGCAGGAAGTACATACCAGAGTTGTTGTATGGTTGTAAAGAACATGCAGAGATGTGTCTATGCAATTCCAGACAGTTCTGTATTTCACACTGATGAAATGATGAAGCTTGAAAAGGATGCTGAAGAGTCAAGGATTTCTTCCACAGATTTCCGTAAGAAGCTGCat GATGTGGCTTCAGGTTTGAAAAATGACATAGCAAAGAAGTTGTTGGATCTCAATGTATCAAATTTTAGCATGGCACCGGTTAAG AGGAAATACGCATTTGAGCGATCTGACATACCTGCAGGAGAGAATTATGTACTTAAGATCAATTATCCATTCAAG GATCCCCCACTTCCAGCAGATCTAAAAGGCGAAACTTTCTGTGCTCTTCTAGGAACTCATTGCAG CGCGTTGGAGCTTTTCCTTGTTAAAAGGAAGATAAAAGGGCCTTCCTGGCTATCAGTTTCAAAGTTTTCTGTCTGCCCAGCCCCAAAACGG GTGAGTTGGTGCAAGTTTGAGGTGATAGTTGATTCTGCAAAAGACATAGGGGTTTCAAATTGCCCAAAGAAAACTGCAGAGAGTCCCCCAGTGGTTGTAACTGCAATAAGTTTAAAAACTATTATCAACCAAAAGCATAATGTTAATGAAATTGTCTCTGCATCTGTTATCTGCTGTCACAAGGCCAAG ATTGACACTCCCGTGTTGACCTCAGAATGGACAAGACCTGGTATGCTGAGCCATTTTACTGTTATCCGTAAGCTTGATGGAGGCATATTTCCAATGGGATTCACTAAAGAGGCTACGGATAAGAACTCTAAAGCTGGATCAAATGTTTTAAGCATTGAAAGCAG TGAAAGGGCTTTGCTAAACCGTTTGATGATTGAATTATACAAGTTGGATAGCGATGTTCTTGTTGGACACAATATATCTGGGTTTGACCTGGATGCCCTTCTCCACAGAGCTCAG GTTTGCAGAGTGCCAAGCAGCATGTGGTCCAAAATAGGCCGCCTCAAGCGTTCTGTGATGCCTAAGCTTGCAAAAGGAAGCACCATTTTTGGGTCTGGAGCAAGTCCAGGGATCATGGCCTGCATTTCTGGTCGCCTTTTGTGTGATACATACTTGTGTTCCCGTGACTTATTGAAGGAG GTTAGCTATTCTTTGACACAACTTGCAAAGACTCAGCTGAACAAAGACCGAAAGGAGATCATGCCACATGATATTCCCAGAATGTTTCAAAAATCAGAGTTTCTCATGGAACTT ATTGAATATGGAGAGACAGATGCATGGCTGTCTATGGAACTCATGTTTCATTTGAGTGTTCTTCCCCTCACACGCCAGCTGACTAAGATAAGTGGTAACCTGTGGGGAAAAACTCTACAA GGTGCTAGGGCACAAAGAGTAGAATATCTTTTACTGCATGCTTTCCATGCAAAGAAGTATATTGTTCCAGACAAGTATCCTCatccaaaagaaacaaaattgacaaagCGGAGAATAGATAATGGTTCTGATGAGAGAAATGTTGATGAGTTGGATGTAAACGATGTAAATATTGATAGTGATGCACATAGTGGTCATGGAAAAGGCAAAAAAGGTCCTGCCTATGCAGGTGGATTGGTCTTGGAGCCAAAGAGAGGTTTATACGACAAGTATATATTACTTCTGGACTTCAATAGTCTTTACCCGTCTATTATTCAG GAATACAATATATGCTTCACAACAGTGGAGAGATCTCAGGAAGGATTGGCTCCTCGTTTGCCATCTAGTAAGACAACTGGACTTCTACCTGAG TTGTTAAAAGATCTAGTTGAAAGGAGGAGAAACGTGAAGAAATGGATGAAGACTGCATCTGGTCTCAAGATTCAGCAACTTGACATTCAACAGCAAGCTCTAAAGCTGACTGCAAACag TATGTATGGATGCTTGGGGTTTTCAAACTCGAGATTTTATGCAAAACCACTGGCAGAGCTTATAACACTGCAA GGGAGGGAGATTCTACAAAGTACCGTTGATCTTGTTCAAAACAATTTGAACTTAGAG GTAATCTATGGTGATACAGATTCAATAATGATTTACAGTGGACTGGATGATATTGCgaaagcaaaagcaattgCATGGAAAGTCATCCAAGAG GTTAACAAAAAGTACAGATGTTTAGAAATTGATCTTGACGGTTTGTACAAGAGAATGCTGCTtctcaagaaaaagaaatatgcagCTGTAAAGGTGCAATTCAAGAATGAGACACCATATgag GTTATTGAACGTAAGGGCCTCGATATGGTTCGCCGAGACTGGAGCTTACTTTCAAAGGAACTGGGAGATTTCTGCCTAAGTCAGATTTTGTCAGGAGG GTCATGTGAGGATGTTGTTGAATCAATTCATAACTCTCTGATTAAG GTGCAAGAGGACATGAGAAAAGGACAAGTCGCCCTTGAGAAATATATCATCACCAAGACATTAACTAAACCACCTGAAGCATACCCAGATGCCAAAAACCAACCACATGTTCAA GTGGCCCAAAGATTGAAGCAAAGTGGTTATTCTACGGGTTGCTCTGTTGGCGATACAGTCCCCTATATCATTTGCTGTGAGCAG GGGACCGGTTCAGTTAATTCAACTGGTATTGCTCAACGTGCTAGACATCCTGATGAATTAAAACGAGAAGATGGGAAATGGATGATTGACATTGATTACTACTTGGCCCAGCAG ATTCATCCTGTGGTATCACGTCTTTGTGCTTCAATTCAGGGTACCAGCCCCGAACGCTTAGCTGATTGTTTAGGGCTTGACTCTTCTAAG TTCAAAGTTAATTCAAGTGAAGCTGTCAGGGACGACCCTACCAGCTTGTCCCTTGCTGTTGACGATGAAGAGAG ATATCAGGGTTGTGAGCCTTTGATCTTGGCTTGTCCTAGCTGCTCTGGTACTTTTGATTGTCCATCTATCTTGAATTCCATTTCGAAGTCAATCACTGGAAAGTCAACAAGGCCACAAGCTGAGGAATCTACCATCGATTTTTGGCATAAACTGCGTTGTCCAAAATGTCCAGGGGAAGGTGATGTGGGCAGACTGTCTCCTGCAATGATAGCCAACCAG GTGAAAAGGCAAGCAGACAGTTTTGTTTCAATGTACTATAAGGGCACAATGACG TGTGATGATGACACTTGCAAGTACAACACACGAAGTCTCAATCTTCAGCTTGTTGGTGATTCTGAGAGAGGAACAGTTTGTCCAGACTATCCTCGCTGCAATGGACGTCTTGTAAGAAAG TACACGGAAGCAGATCTGTACAAGCAGCTCTCATTTTTCTGCCATGTCTTGGATACAGTACGCTGCATTGAAAAG ATGGAGGCTAGCACTAGATTGCCACTAGAAATGGAGTTGGCCAAAATTCGGCCGATTGTGGATTTGGCTGCCTCAACAGTTCAAAGGATTCGGGACCGTTGTGCCTACGGATGGATACAGCTGCAAGATTTTTGTGTTACAGTTTAG